In the Adlercreutzia equolifaciens DSM 19450 genome, one interval contains:
- a CDS encoding MFS transporter, with the protein MHKEELTDGQSLRGFALATIAFLAIFAATAIPIPLYADYQATIGLTTADISNTMFTYLTGVALTLLLAGRISDAFGRTPVTSLTLMLAIVGCIMFMMADSGAAVLAARFVQGLSAGLGMSAVSALVIDCVGEKHLGWGSTVASCGAMVGIMIGSVAVGVLYDVVPSIAVLYGIMIVILAVCLFLMPVVHEPLDQTLSLRAVMRVRVYIPTDNRRLFAVVAVCYLATWLVSCFYQSFSAPIAQQCFGETSPLAGSVILALIMAPSLLGGPLVQRFEPKRTLVVSMAAVTATTALMALFVLMGAELLFMADCALFSFAMGVAVSVSLRLLLLRVSVLRVSAILASVNLVAYAGSAITGVICGILLEATSFAFVFAAMAAVLVAASLFVTVCLRAPSEKKKDGRLTLSRFRKMKGMGESSAPEPATGEAAPEDASVAAPALI; encoded by the coding sequence ATGCACAAAGAGGAGCTCACCGACGGGCAGTCCCTGCGCGGGTTCGCGCTCGCCACCATCGCGTTTCTGGCCATTTTCGCCGCCACGGCGATCCCGATTCCCCTCTATGCCGACTACCAGGCCACCATCGGGCTCACCACGGCGGATATCTCCAACACGATGTTCACCTACCTCACCGGCGTGGCCTTGACGCTCTTGCTCGCCGGGCGCATCTCCGACGCCTTCGGGCGCACTCCCGTGACCAGCCTCACCCTCATGCTCGCCATCGTCGGCTGCATCATGTTCATGATGGCGGACAGCGGCGCGGCCGTGCTTGCCGCCCGCTTCGTCCAAGGGCTCTCGGCCGGTCTCGGCATGAGCGCCGTGTCGGCCCTGGTCATCGACTGCGTGGGGGAGAAGCACCTCGGCTGGGGATCCACTGTTGCCAGCTGCGGTGCCATGGTGGGCATCATGATCGGATCGGTGGCCGTGGGCGTCCTCTACGACGTCGTGCCGAGCATCGCCGTGCTCTACGGCATCATGATCGTCATTCTGGCCGTGTGCCTGTTCCTCATGCCCGTGGTGCACGAGCCCCTCGACCAGACGCTCTCGCTGCGCGCCGTCATGAGGGTGCGCGTCTACATCCCCACCGACAACCGGCGCCTGTTCGCCGTGGTGGCCGTGTGCTACCTGGCCACCTGGCTCGTCTCCTGCTTCTACCAGTCGTTCTCGGCGCCCATCGCCCAGCAGTGCTTCGGCGAGACCTCGCCTCTGGCCGGGTCGGTCATTCTGGCCCTCATCATGGCGCCGTCGCTTCTCGGCGGCCCCCTCGTGCAGCGCTTCGAGCCCAAGCGCACCCTCGTCGTCTCCATGGCGGCCGTGACGGCCACCACGGCGCTGATGGCGCTGTTCGTCCTCATGGGCGCCGAGCTTCTGTTCATGGCCGACTGCGCCCTGTTCAGCTTCGCCATGGGCGTGGCGGTGTCCGTGTCGCTGCGCCTTCTGCTTCTGCGCGTGAGCGTGCTGCGCGTCTCGGCCATCCTCGCCTCGGTGAACCTCGTGGCCTACGCCGGCTCGGCGATCACCGGCGTGATCTGCGGCATCCTTCTGGAGGCGACCTCCTTCGCCTTCGTGTTCGCCGCCATGGCCGCCGTGCTCGTCGCTGCCAGCCTGTTCGTGACGGTCTGCCTGCGGGCGCCCAGCGAGAAGAAGAAGGACGGCCGCCTCACGCTGTCCCGTTTCCGGAAGATGAAGGGCATGGGGGAGTCCTCGGCGCCCGAGCCCGCGACGGGGGAGGCCGCTCCCGAGGATGCCTCCGTCGCTGCCCCCGCGCTCATATAA
- the uvrA gene encoding excinuclease ABC subunit UvrA, translating into MANEIVIKGAREHNLKDVDLTIPRDELVVITGLSGSGKSSLAFDTMYAEGQRRYVESLSSYARMFLGQMSKPDVDSIDGLSPAVSIDQKTTSKNPRSTVGTTTEIYDYLRLLFARVGVPHCPECGREIKKQTTDQVTDDILRLGDDAQGESTKAILMAPVVAGRKGEFTKLFADLQKEGFSRVRIDGEIVKLSGEPVTLNKKIKHFIDVVVDRVTLKESVQSRIAEAVELACKLAQGRVLVQVLGPDGKPLGEAGGTSSGATGGLGEGEHLFSLALACPEHGHSMDELQPRDFSFNAPYGACPDCLGIGSRDEVDPSLVVPDPSLTLNEGVIAPFKSGNYYPQVLRAVAQHVGTDADTPWEDMPKKAQKALLHGLGNEKVRVDYRTVDGRDTYWYIEWEGVLAAVKRRYTEAQSDAQREKLSAYFATVPCETCGGKRLKPEVLAVTVSDKSIHDVTEMSAAESLAFFEGLHFTGQAAVIALPIVKEIRERLRFLVDVGLDYLTLERATATLSGGEAQRIRLATQIGAGLMGVLYILDEPSIGLHQRDNERLIATLERLRDLGNTVVVVEHDEDTIRAADFVVDMGPGAGEHGGHVIAAGTPAEVMATEGSVTADYLSGRRRIAVPEARRKPGRGTLKMTGAKENNLQNVTLEVPIGTLTVVTGVSGSGKSSLITDTLAPALANRLNHAHRRTGPYRKITGLEKLDKVINIDQSPIGRTPRSNPATYIGLWDDIRALFASTAEAKARGYAPGRFSFNVSGGRCEACKGDGQIKIEMHFLPDVYVPCEVCNGERYNRETLQVTYRGKNISEVLDMTVEDALHFFENIPGIKRKLQTLFDVGLGYIRLGQPATTLSGGEAQRVKLASELQKRQSGKTFYILDEPTTGLHFEDVRQLLEVLQRLVDAGNTVLVIEHNLDVIKCADHIVDLGPEGGDRGGTIVAQGTPEEVAEVEGSYTGHFVKRMLEADRQRASAS; encoded by the coding sequence ATGGCCAACGAGATCGTCATCAAAGGCGCCCGCGAGCACAACTTGAAGGACGTCGACCTGACTATTCCCCGCGACGAGCTGGTCGTCATCACGGGCCTTTCCGGCTCCGGCAAGTCCAGCCTCGCCTTCGACACCATGTACGCCGAGGGGCAGCGCCGCTATGTGGAGAGCCTCTCCAGCTATGCCCGCATGTTCCTGGGCCAGATGTCCAAGCCCGATGTGGACTCCATCGACGGCCTGTCGCCGGCGGTGTCCATCGATCAGAAGACCACGTCGAAAAACCCCCGCTCCACCGTGGGCACCACCACCGAGATCTACGACTACCTGCGCCTTCTGTTCGCGCGCGTGGGCGTGCCCCACTGCCCCGAGTGCGGCCGCGAGATCAAGAAGCAGACCACCGACCAGGTGACCGACGATATCCTGCGCCTCGGCGACGACGCCCAGGGCGAGTCGACGAAGGCCATCCTCATGGCCCCGGTGGTGGCCGGCCGCAAGGGCGAGTTCACGAAGCTCTTTGCCGATCTGCAGAAGGAGGGCTTCTCCCGCGTGCGCATCGACGGCGAGATCGTGAAGCTTTCCGGTGAGCCCGTCACCCTGAACAAGAAGATCAAGCACTTCATCGACGTGGTGGTCGACCGCGTCACGCTGAAGGAATCCGTCCAAAGCCGCATCGCCGAGGCCGTGGAGCTGGCCTGCAAGCTGGCGCAGGGCCGCGTGCTCGTGCAGGTGCTCGGGCCGGACGGGAAACCGCTCGGCGAGGCCGGGGGCACCTCCTCGGGCGCCACGGGCGGCCTCGGGGAGGGAGAGCATTTGTTCTCGCTGGCCCTCGCGTGCCCCGAGCACGGCCACTCCATGGACGAGCTGCAGCCCCGCGACTTCTCCTTCAACGCCCCCTACGGCGCCTGCCCCGACTGCCTCGGCATCGGCAGCCGCGACGAGGTGGATCCCTCGCTCGTGGTACCGGATCCGTCCCTCACGCTGAACGAGGGCGTCATCGCGCCGTTCAAGAGCGGCAACTACTACCCCCAGGTGCTGCGCGCCGTGGCCCAGCATGTGGGCACTGACGCCGACACCCCGTGGGAGGACATGCCGAAGAAGGCCCAGAAGGCGCTCTTGCATGGCCTCGGCAACGAGAAGGTGCGCGTTGACTACCGCACCGTGGACGGCCGCGACACTTACTGGTACATCGAGTGGGAGGGCGTGCTCGCCGCGGTGAAGCGCCGCTATACCGAGGCCCAGTCCGACGCCCAGCGCGAGAAGCTGTCGGCCTATTTCGCCACGGTGCCCTGCGAGACCTGCGGCGGCAAGCGCCTGAAGCCGGAGGTCCTCGCGGTCACGGTGAGCGACAAGTCCATCCACGACGTCACGGAGATGTCGGCGGCCGAGTCGCTGGCGTTCTTCGAGGGGCTGCACTTCACGGGCCAGGCGGCGGTCATCGCCCTGCCCATCGTGAAGGAGATCCGCGAGCGGCTGCGCTTCCTCGTGGACGTGGGCCTGGACTACCTCACGCTGGAGCGGGCCACGGCCACGCTCTCCGGCGGCGAGGCCCAGCGCATCCGGCTCGCCACCCAGATCGGCGCCGGGCTCATGGGCGTGCTCTACATTCTGGACGAGCCCTCCATCGGGCTTCACCAGCGCGACAACGAGCGGCTCATCGCCACGTTGGAGCGCCTGCGCGATCTGGGCAACACCGTCGTCGTGGTGGAGCACGACGAGGACACCATCCGGGCGGCCGACTTCGTGGTGGACATGGGCCCGGGCGCCGGCGAGCACGGAGGCCATGTCATCGCGGCGGGGACGCCGGCCGAGGTCATGGCCACGGAGGGCTCCGTCACGGCCGACTATCTGTCGGGGCGCCGCCGCATCGCGGTGCCGGAGGCTCGCCGCAAGCCGGGCCGCGGCACGCTGAAGATGACCGGCGCCAAGGAGAACAACCTGCAAAACGTCACGTTGGAGGTGCCCATCGGCACGCTCACCGTGGTCACGGGCGTCTCCGGGTCGGGAAAAAGCTCCCTTATCACCGACACGCTGGCGCCGGCGCTCGCCAACCGGTTGAACCATGCCCACCGCCGCACCGGGCCCTACCGCAAGATCACGGGCCTGGAGAAGCTCGACAAGGTCATCAACATCGACCAGAGCCCCATCGGGCGCACCCCGCGCTCGAACCCGGCCACCTACATCGGACTGTGGGACGACATCCGCGCGCTGTTCGCCAGCACGGCCGAGGCCAAGGCCCGCGGCTACGCGCCGGGGCGCTTCTCCTTCAACGTGAGCGGCGGCCGCTGCGAGGCCTGCAAGGGCGACGGCCAGATCAAGATCGAGATGCACTTCCTCCCCGACGTCTACGTGCCCTGCGAGGTCTGCAACGGCGAGCGCTACAACCGCGAGACGCTGCAGGTGACCTACCGCGGCAAGAACATCTCCGAGGTGCTCGACATGACCGTTGAGGACGCCCTGCACTTCTTCGAGAACATCCCGGGCATCAAGCGCAAGCTGCAGACGCTCTTCGACGTGGGCCTCGGCTACATCCGCCTGGGCCAGCCGGCGACCACGCTCTCCGGCGGCGAGGCCCAGCGCGTGAAGCTCGCCAGCGAGCTGCAGAAGCGCCAGTCCGGCAAAACGTTCTACATTCTGGACGAGCCCACCACGGGCCTGCACTTCGAGGACGTGCGCCAGCTTCTGGAGGTGCTGCAGCGCCTCGTGGACGCGGGCAACACCGTGCTCGTCATCGAGCACAACCTCGACGTCATCAAATGCGCCGACCATATCGTGGACTTGGGCCCCGAAGGCGGCGACCGCGGCGGCACCATCGTCGCCCAGGGCACGCCTGAGGAGGTGGCCGAGGTGGAGGGCTCCTACACCGGGCACTTCGTCAAGCGCATGCTGGAGGCCGACCGCCAACGGGCCTCCGCCAGCTAG
- the gdhA gene encoding NADP-specific glutamate dehydrogenase produces the protein MSYVDNVIEQVKAKNAEQPEFIQAVTEVLQSLEPVIEAHPEYEQAALLERIVEPERVIMFRVPWVDDNGKVQVNRGFRVQFNSAIGPYKGGLRLHPSVNLGIIKFLGFEQIFKNSLTTLPMGGGKGGCDFDPKGKSDMEVMRFCQAFMTELFRHIGADTDVPAGDIGTGAREIGYMFGQYKKIKNVFEGVLTGKGLSFGGSLARTEATGYGLVYLVEEYLKCNGDSFDGKTVCISGSGNVAIYATQKAQQLGAKVVTVSDSTGWVYDPAGIDVALLKQVKEVERGRLTEYAARREGVEYHEGRGVWVTPCDIALPCATQNEVHMEDVENLVKNGCKILAEGANMPTTLEATEYVQEHGIVFFPGKAANAGGVATSGLEMSQNSERLSWTFEEVDAKLKGIMVSIFHAIDDAAKRYGHEGNYVMGANIAGFEKVANAMMAQGIV, from the coding sequence TTGAGCTACGTCGACAACGTCATCGAGCAGGTGAAGGCGAAGAACGCCGAGCAACCCGAGTTCATCCAGGCCGTCACCGAGGTGCTTCAGTCCCTCGAGCCGGTCATCGAGGCCCATCCCGAGTACGAGCAGGCCGCGCTGCTCGAGCGCATCGTCGAGCCCGAGCGCGTCATCATGTTCCGCGTGCCGTGGGTCGACGATAACGGCAAGGTTCAGGTGAACCGCGGTTTCCGCGTGCAGTTCAACAGCGCCATCGGCCCCTACAAGGGCGGCCTGCGCCTGCACCCGTCGGTGAACCTCGGCATCATCAAGTTCCTCGGCTTCGAGCAGATCTTCAAGAACAGCCTCACCACGCTGCCCATGGGCGGCGGCAAGGGCGGCTGCGACTTCGACCCGAAGGGCAAGTCCGATATGGAGGTCATGCGCTTCTGCCAGGCCTTCATGACCGAGCTGTTCCGCCACATCGGCGCCGACACCGACGTGCCGGCCGGCGACATCGGCACGGGCGCCCGCGAGATCGGCTACATGTTCGGCCAGTACAAGAAGATCAAGAACGTCTTCGAGGGCGTGCTCACCGGCAAGGGCCTTTCCTTCGGCGGCTCGCTCGCCCGCACCGAGGCCACCGGCTACGGCCTGGTGTACCTCGTGGAGGAGTACCTGAAGTGCAACGGCGACTCCTTCGACGGCAAGACGGTCTGCATCTCCGGCTCCGGCAACGTGGCCATCTACGCCACGCAGAAGGCCCAGCAGCTCGGCGCCAAGGTGGTCACCGTGTCCGACTCCACCGGCTGGGTGTACGATCCGGCGGGCATCGATGTCGCGCTGCTCAAGCAGGTCAAGGAAGTGGAGCGCGGCCGCCTCACCGAGTACGCCGCCCGCCGCGAGGGCGTCGAGTACCACGAGGGCCGCGGCGTGTGGGTCACCCCCTGCGACATCGCGCTGCCCTGCGCCACCCAGAACGAGGTGCACATGGAGGACGTCGAGAACCTCGTGAAGAACGGCTGCAAGATCCTCGCCGAGGGCGCCAACATGCCCACCACCCTCGAGGCCACCGAGTACGTGCAGGAGCACGGCATCGTGTTCTTCCCGGGCAAGGCGGCCAACGCCGGCGGCGTGGCCACCTCCGGTCTGGAGATGTCCCAGAACTCCGAGCGCCTCTCCTGGACCTTCGAGGAAGTGGACGCGAAGCTCAAGGGCATCATGGTGAGCATCTTCCACGCCATCGACGACGCCGCGAAGCGCTACGGGCACGAGGGCAACTACGTCATGGGCGCCAACATCGCCGGCTTCGAGAAGGTCGCCAACGCCATGATGGCCCAGGGCATCGTGTAG